From Psychroflexus torquis ATCC 700755, the proteins below share one genomic window:
- a CDS encoding HupE/UreJ family protein, protein MEDFWLYLKLGFDHVLDWNAYDHVLFLTALVASYTFQQSKKVIWLVTLFTIGHLVSLAVSAFGLIRVESSIIEFLIPVSIIFTAVYSIFTSGKPKGKINLLYFITFFFGLVHGFGFSNYFNMLAQGNDNPLFMLVEFALGIELAQIIVVFIVLLLGLIVQNIFRFSKRDWILVISSLVLGMTIPILVGNWIF, encoded by the coding sequence ATGGAAGATTTTTGGTTATATCTCAAGCTTGGTTTCGATCATGTCTTAGATTGGAATGCTTATGATCATGTTCTTTTTCTGACGGCTTTAGTGGCTTCGTATACATTTCAGCAGAGCAAAAAAGTAATTTGGCTAGTCACTTTATTTACCATTGGACATTTAGTATCCTTAGCCGTTTCTGCTTTCGGTCTAATTCGAGTCGAAAGTTCAATTATTGAATTCCTGATTCCTGTAAGTATTATTTTTACTGCAGTTTACAGTATTTTCACGTCAGGAAAACCCAAGGGCAAAATTAATCTACTGTATTTTATAACTTTTTTCTTTGGACTAGTGCATGGGTTTGGCTTTTCTAACTATTTTAATATGCTTGCCCAAGGAAATGACAACCCCCTGTTTATGCTGGTTGAGTTTGCTTTAGGAATTGAACTAGCTCAAATAATAGTTGTTTTTATAGTGTTACTCCTAGGCCTTATTGTGCAAAATATTTTTAGATTTTCAAAAAGAGATTGGATTTTAGTAATCTCCTCGTTAGTGCTGGGAATGACTATCCCCATTCTTGTTGGAAATTGGATATTTTAA
- a CDS encoding class II tRNA amino-acyl synthetase-like catalytic core domain protein has product MTILFISNQSNLTKEEALKIFQPYTEEKDFHYFKSLSKAKDFLTNKLIEKDKHLDFIISDWKFQNDNSKTILNWIRNSLENYSSNNFQLKSIPFLLIEDRENQSATISDGFDAVIENFPNNYINLKHNITSSIRKWRTSFADDLELIGLDPKNKTNYSNHRKTFIAYYKLKVLSKTFVDKKSNSLNYIWTDFDYTNLVDSNERFEKKMKQTLIKPTKYLEKEFHDFLRDNPTFVKGENFNKLLYEKHLYINNTRRYNEPDFINKPFDYAIRYPEIFEVKRQSQRLFWKNKDKLLSKAKKGFEQVVRYKKYMESKNEANEYFIKKYLDKVYNQYEYTLLMGSSEEKRYNENLIEELKTDFNFTEVNLVTYEDLLHKHIRLCERLNEFNIF; this is encoded by the coding sequence ATGACAATTCTTTTTATTTCTAATCAATCTAATTTAACGAAAGAGGAAGCCTTAAAAATATTTCAACCCTACACAGAAGAAAAGGACTTTCACTATTTTAAATCTTTATCAAAGGCAAAAGACTTCCTGACGAACAAACTAATTGAAAAAGACAAGCACCTTGATTTTATAATATCTGATTGGAAATTTCAGAATGATAATTCTAAAACTATTTTAAATTGGATTAGAAATTCGTTAGAAAACTATTCTTCTAATAATTTTCAATTAAAATCTATACCTTTTTTACTTATAGAAGACCGAGAAAATCAATCTGCTACAATATCAGACGGATTTGATGCTGTTATCGAAAATTTTCCGAATAACTATATAAATTTAAAACACAACATTACGAGTTCAATTAGAAAATGGAGAACTTCATTTGCGGATGATTTAGAACTCATAGGACTTGACCCAAAAAATAAGACAAACTATTCCAATCATCGTAAAACTTTTATTGCTTATTATAAGCTTAAAGTTTTATCTAAAACATTTGTAGATAAAAAATCTAATTCTCTAAATTATATTTGGACAGATTTTGACTACACAAATCTTGTGGACTCAAATGAGCGCTTTGAAAAAAAGATGAAACAAACTTTAATTAAGCCAACAAAATATCTGGAAAAAGAGTTTCACGATTTTCTTCGAGATAATCCGACTTTTGTTAAAGGCGAAAACTTCAATAAATTACTTTACGAAAAGCATCTTTATATAAATAATACTCGAAGATATAACGAACCAGATTTTATTAATAAACCTTTTGATTATGCGATTAGATATCCTGAAATTTTTGAGGTCAAACGACAATCCCAAAGACTCTTTTGGAAAAATAAAGACAAACTTTTATCAAAAGCTAAAAAAGGATTTGAACAAGTTGTTCGCTATAAAAAATATATGGAATCCAAAAATGAAGCAAACGAATATTTTATTAAAAAATATTTAGACAAGGTTTATAATCAATATGAATATACGCTCTTGATGGGTTCGTCTGAAGAAAAAAGATATAATGAAAATCTAATTGAAGAGTTAAAAACTGATTTTAATTTTACAGAAGTAAATTTAGTAACCTATGAAGATTTATTACATAAACACATTCGGCTTTGTGAGAGGCTAAATGAATTCAATATATTTTAA
- a CDS encoding TIR domain-containing protein, whose translation MPNVVFFSFTEPDRGVVLTIKGRAVNSKYTNLNFRVKDLLKRWDTEDDAVIKQAITKAMTGTSRTIVFVGEKTHRSKWVKKEVNMTLENNKPVYAIRLKETNGKTPKVLEDNGIFLYSWSEERLQELATK comes from the coding sequence ATGCCAAACGTAGTATTTTTCAGTTTTACAGAACCTGATAGAGGAGTAGTTCTAACAATTAAAGGGAGAGCCGTCAATTCGAAGTATACAAATTTAAATTTCAGAGTGAAAGATCTTTTAAAAAGATGGGACACTGAAGATGATGCAGTTATTAAACAAGCAATCACTAAAGCAATGACAGGAACTTCTAGAACTATTGTATTTGTTGGAGAAAAGACGCATAGAAGTAAATGGGTGAAAAAAGAAGTCAACATGACATTAGAAAATAACAAACCTGTTTATGCGATTAGATTAAAAGAAACAAATGGTAAGACTCCCAAAGTTCTAGAGGATAATGGTATTTTTCTCTATTCATGGAGTGAAGAACGTTTACAAGAATTGGCGACAAAATGA
- a CDS encoding TRAFs-binding domain-containing protein yields the protein MKPYCFILMPFGTKTDEGGKTVEFDEIYKKIINPAVVNAGLTPIRADEEIVGGIIHKPMFERLMLCDYAIADLTTANANVFYELGVRHGIRPHSTILTFAEGMRLPFDVAPLRGLPYKIDENGLPLDIDDAIANITKRLDDCRTPIDDSPVYQLISDMPRMEIASLKTDTFRDSIEYSNLYKEKLESARKIDKKAISSIEAELGSIIDVDPAIIIDLFLSYRSVEDWTSMINLANKMTPILAQVVLVQEQIGFAYNRLGNHEKAESILSEVIKKYGISSETNGILGRVYKDLWKKHEEKGENVRARGFLKKSIKCYLEGFQSDWRDAYPGINAVTLMEMTEPLDKRQSKLLPVVLYSVERRISTKHSDYWDHATLLELNILSNDSENAINSLENAVTFIREKWEPKTTANNIKLIIEVRQKRGYKTKWIEDIYNELIKAGEN from the coding sequence ATGAAACCTTACTGTTTTATATTAATGCCGTTTGGAACTAAAACGGATGAAGGTGGAAAGACGGTAGAGTTTGATGAAATATATAAGAAGATAATAAACCCTGCTGTAGTCAATGCTGGTTTAACTCCGATAAGAGCAGATGAAGAGATTGTGGGTGGAATAATCCATAAACCAATGTTCGAGCGATTGATGCTATGTGACTATGCAATTGCAGATTTAACGACTGCTAACGCTAATGTCTTTTATGAGTTAGGTGTACGTCATGGAATCCGTCCGCATAGCACAATACTCACGTTTGCGGAAGGTATGCGGCTACCTTTTGATGTCGCCCCTTTAAGAGGATTACCCTATAAAATTGATGAGAATGGATTGCCATTGGATATTGATGATGCTATTGCAAACATTACGAAACGATTGGATGATTGTAGAACACCAATTGACGATAGTCCGGTCTATCAATTAATTTCTGATATGCCAAGAATGGAAATCGCTAGTTTAAAGACGGATACTTTTAGAGATTCAATCGAATATTCTAATTTATATAAGGAGAAACTAGAAAGTGCTCGAAAAATTGATAAAAAAGCGATATCTTCTATTGAAGCTGAGTTGGGTAGTATAATTGATGTTGACCCTGCAATTATTATTGATTTATTTCTTTCATATCGGTCAGTAGAAGATTGGACTTCAATGATAAATTTAGCTAATAAAATGACCCCTATTTTGGCTCAAGTGGTTTTAGTTCAAGAACAAATAGGATTTGCTTATAATCGTCTTGGAAATCACGAAAAGGCAGAATCTATTCTTAGTGAGGTAATTAAAAAATACGGTATAAGTAGTGAAACAAATGGCATTCTTGGTAGAGTTTATAAGGATTTATGGAAAAAACACGAAGAAAAAGGAGAAAATGTCAGGGCAAGAGGCTTTTTAAAAAAATCAATTAAATGTTACTTGGAGGGCTTCCAATCCGACTGGCGTGATGCTTACCCAGGAATTAATGCTGTAACGCTTATGGAAATGACAGAGCCTTTAGATAAACGTCAATCTAAATTATTACCTGTTGTACTATATTCTGTTGAAAGAAGAATTTCAACAAAACACTCAGATTATTGGGATCATGCTACATTACTAGAACTGAATATTTTATCCAATGACTCTGAGAATGCAATAAATTCTCTTGAAAATGCTGTTACATTTATAAGAGAAAAATGGGAACCAAAAACTACTGCTAACAATATCAAATTAATTATTGAAGTAAGGCAAAAGAGGGGATATAAAACTAAATGGATAGAAGATATATATAACGAATTAATAAAAGCAGGTGAAAACTAA
- a CDS encoding MBL fold metallo-hydrolase has protein sequence MIKRIFHPIGQGAFYSERHENFNVVFDCGNWKKTKQSEMLVKQSFKKEDVIDILFISHFDSDHVNRIEVLKNHCANIKMVVLPLLNPEEILLLSNFYRNIDNSIVPLITEPNQFFGENTKIIYVQPSENEETNNDLNLEQETLENNQSIESGTKISKGSNWIFIPYNYEYKTRNQELLDLLKEHSIDVSKLKKDLSYSIANRTKLRLIHNKLSGKINQNSMFLYSGPLEQKNNNLSIQRHIKPFCPIPFPFSILREHNNRVSCVYTGDGDLNKVRINIVYRKYWNLVGTIQIPHHGDIKTYKSTH, from the coding sequence ATGATTAAAAGAATATTTCATCCTATTGGACAAGGAGCATTTTACTCTGAAAGACACGAAAATTTTAATGTCGTTTTTGACTGTGGAAATTGGAAAAAAACCAAACAATCTGAAATGTTAGTAAAGCAAAGTTTCAAAAAAGAAGATGTAATAGACATTCTATTCATTTCACATTTTGACAGCGACCACGTTAATAGAATTGAAGTTCTCAAAAATCATTGTGCTAACATAAAAATGGTAGTCTTACCTCTATTAAATCCGGAGGAAATACTCTTGTTATCGAATTTCTATAGAAATATAGACAATAGCATTGTTCCGTTAATTACCGAACCTAATCAGTTTTTTGGAGAAAACACCAAAATAATTTATGTACAGCCTTCAGAAAACGAAGAAACAAACAATGATTTAAATTTAGAACAAGAAACTCTTGAAAATAATCAATCCATAGAAAGCGGAACTAAAATTAGCAAAGGTTCTAATTGGATTTTTATTCCATATAATTATGAATATAAAACAAGGAACCAAGAATTATTAGACCTATTAAAAGAGCATTCAATCGATGTATCCAAATTAAAAAAGGATTTATCATATTCAATTGCAAATAGAACAAAATTACGTTTAATTCATAACAAATTAAGTGGTAAAATAAACCAAAATTCAATGTTTTTATATTCTGGACCATTAGAACAAAAAAACAATAACTTATCTATTCAAAGACATATAAAACCTTTTTGTCCAATTCCTTTTCCATTTTCAATTTTGAGAGAACATAACAATAGAGTTTCTTGTGTTTATACTGGAGATGGCGACTTAAATAAGGTTAGAATAAACATTGTTTATAGAAAATATTGGAATTTAGTTGGTACAATTCAAATTCCTCATCACGGAGATATAAAAACTTATAAATCGACTCACTAG
- a CDS encoding restriction endonuclease, which produces MNWQEYEKYVFENIKDSFPNAVCIFNSKILGKYSKGTRQCDVLVKQNIKGKEHLILIDAKYYSKKIDVKSVEDFIGMSNDVNADEGILVTPHGYTKLAYYRAENDPSQILLDILTLEQLKNYQGYCAIPYAGNHAVLLSPAFGWVIDGRQMFGSLALSYRKGFDFDKAFAEKELIYFNIWNTKEDKLTVVKLFENQIELLSESSNVLESNIENVEVNGKKLTTRKTIIENYISPEYACAIEYPNFIFFGVLLSENNRESVNFNKLKQMISKTLPIKVKHSKKTTHNKVLWLKTSKNLLIFHLFLYSLS; this is translated from the coding sequence ATGAATTGGCAAGAATATGAAAAATATGTATTTGAAAATATAAAAGACAGTTTTCCAAATGCTGTTTGCATATTTAATAGTAAAATATTAGGAAAGTATTCCAAAGGCACTAGACAATGTGACGTCCTTGTAAAACAAAATATAAAAGGTAAAGAACATCTAATTTTAATTGACGCTAAATATTATTCAAAAAAAATTGATGTAAAAAGTGTAGAAGATTTTATTGGAATGTCAAATGACGTAAACGCAGATGAGGGTATTCTCGTAACACCACACGGATATACTAAACTTGCATATTATCGAGCCGAAAATGACCCAAGTCAAATTTTACTTGACATATTGACATTAGAGCAATTAAAAAACTATCAAGGATATTGCGCTATTCCTTATGCTGGAAATCACGCAGTATTATTATCTCCTGCTTTTGGTTGGGTGATTGATGGAAGACAGATGTTTGGAAGTTTAGCTTTAAGTTACAGAAAAGGGTTTGATTTCGACAAAGCGTTTGCCGAAAAAGAATTAATCTACTTTAACATATGGAATACCAAAGAAGATAAGTTAACAGTTGTAAAATTATTTGAAAATCAAATAGAATTGCTTTCAGAAAGTTCAAATGTTTTAGAGTCTAATATTGAGAATGTGGAAGTTAATGGAAAGAAATTAACAACACGTAAGACCATAATTGAAAATTACATATCTCCTGAATATGCATGTGCCATTGAATACCCAAATTTTATTTTCTTTGGAGTGTTATTGTCCGAGAATAATAGAGAAAGTGTAAATTTCAATAAATTAAAGCAAATGATTTCCAAAACACTCCCTATAAAAGTTAAACATTCAAAAAAAACAACACACAACAAAGTACTGTGGCTAAAAACAAGTAAAAACTTATTAATTTTTCACTTGTTTTTATATTCTTTATCATAA
- a CDS encoding class I SAM-dependent methyltransferase — MISKEKSVLLRSKLFRHLDGIVITPTAYSLKKHGIIEYLLLHKKVDLTTLAAKFNANEGYLNVALRGLCSQGWLNQHVDNQKNNITFEINDTSEIAFNHFFLYEEALDLLHLSENYHPIKFMMAPFLKLESIYKKHKKNFGFELSENKLKRTIQEQILTHIEGIIVGPTIVHLGISGMFHKYFMETRFKPEEFHQNHINFERFLDILADFGWFNIINDSYEFTEYGLFFAKRASAYGVTVSYIPTLRKLDDLIFGNPLVLKKSVNEKEEKHVDREMNVWGSGGAHAAYFKVVDEIVIDLFNKPIQEQPNGILDLGCGNGAFLKHLFTVIENQTYRGTVLEEHPLKIIGVDYNEAALKASRANLIQADIWAKIIWGDIGDPDLLAQDLQEKYDIDLKNLLNVRTFLDHNRIWKTPAENKNLRVSSSSGAYTFEGKRLDNNLVSESLKQHIKKWTPYVQKFGLLLIELHTVNPELIAKNIGKTAATAYDLTHGYSDQYILEVDEFEKVIREAGLSSEEYGIRKFPNSDLATVSIGLFKSNP, encoded by the coding sequence ATGATTTCTAAAGAAAAGTCAGTTTTATTACGCAGCAAATTGTTTCGTCATCTTGATGGCATTGTTATTACCCCAACTGCTTATTCCTTAAAAAAACACGGTATTATAGAGTATCTATTATTGCATAAAAAGGTAGACCTTACAACATTAGCTGCAAAATTCAATGCAAATGAAGGGTATTTAAATGTTGCTTTAAGAGGTTTGTGCTCACAAGGCTGGTTAAATCAACATGTGGATAATCAGAAAAACAACATCACTTTTGAAATAAATGATACATCAGAAATCGCTTTTAATCATTTTTTCCTCTACGAAGAAGCTCTAGATCTTTTGCATCTGTCTGAAAATTATCATCCTATAAAATTTATGATGGCTCCTTTTTTGAAGCTGGAAAGTATTTATAAAAAACATAAAAAAAACTTCGGATTTGAGTTGTCAGAGAACAAATTAAAGAGAACGATACAAGAACAGATTCTTACTCACATCGAAGGAATTATTGTGGGGCCAACCATTGTTCATTTAGGAATCAGCGGGATGTTTCACAAGTATTTTATGGAAACTAGGTTTAAACCTGAAGAATTTCATCAGAATCACATAAACTTTGAACGATTTCTCGATATTTTAGCTGATTTTGGTTGGTTTAATATTATCAATGACTCTTATGAATTTACTGAATATGGATTGTTTTTTGCGAAAAGAGCAAGTGCTTATGGCGTGACCGTTTCTTACATTCCAACACTCAGAAAATTGGACGATCTTATCTTTGGAAACCCATTAGTGCTTAAAAAATCTGTCAATGAAAAAGAAGAAAAACACGTTGATAGAGAAATGAATGTTTGGGGAAGTGGCGGTGCACATGCCGCCTACTTTAAAGTGGTTGATGAAATTGTTATTGATCTTTTCAATAAACCAATTCAAGAACAACCTAATGGAATTCTAGATTTAGGATGTGGAAATGGCGCCTTTCTAAAGCATTTATTTACTGTTATCGAAAATCAAACCTATCGAGGTACTGTCTTAGAAGAACACCCCTTAAAAATAATTGGTGTAGATTATAATGAAGCTGCTTTAAAGGCATCTAGAGCAAATTTAATTCAGGCGGACATATGGGCAAAGATTATTTGGGGAGATATTGGAGACCCCGATCTTTTGGCTCAAGATTTACAGGAAAAATATGATATTGATTTAAAAAATTTACTTAATGTACGTACTTTTTTAGATCATAATAGAATTTGGAAAACCCCTGCTGAAAACAAAAACTTAAGAGTGAGTTCTTCATCCGGCGCCTATACTTTTGAAGGCAAAAGATTAGACAATAATTTAGTTTCAGAATCTTTAAAACAACATATTAAAAAATGGACTCCGTATGTTCAAAAATTTGGTTTATTGCTGATTGAGCTGCACACGGTAAACCCCGAGCTTATTGCGAAAAATATTGGCAAAACAGCGGCAACAGCTTATGATTTAACACATGGGTATTCAGACCAGTATATCCTTGAAGTTGATGAGTTTGAAAAAGTGATTCGAGAAGCTGGGTTAAGCTCAGAAGAATACGGAATTAGAAAATTTCCAAACTCAGATTTGGCCACTGTTTCAATAGGCTTATTTAAATCGAATCCATAG
- a CDS encoding M1 family metallopeptidase: MEYIGSGSFRGTFRYPTTWKMLEYSEGYMLAIIICTFLYAGILNHRTKTATINELVDSTPVPKWTLLVSKLLALLKMQLVMLAVIMIVGISYQMYKGYTHFELLHYVFDLFVLNFSYYMLWAFLAMFVQTLVRNLYIGLFLLIISFLILSTPLTNLIGIEQSVFKYTAGSWYSYSDMNGYGDYLSRYFIYRVYWLLAGMLLLIITGLFLVRGLPHSFRQRVSIAKFRFKRKTMIGFGLLLIGFLSMGSRIYYENNTLNTTGSEIEQFEHNVQWEKRYQKYQAYKQPRIVSVNVNFNIFPKTLNFDLVGTYTLVNKSEVAIDSVFLKYKDYPSTFKFNRPHTLVSKDTEHRFDIYQLKESLQPGDSLELRFTIKNKPNTMLHGNPLVLGNGTYISKSKLLPTIGYRHSSIKDSTIRRQKGLTPIDIMRHPSDTTALGNNMISNDADWIDFEATISTAKDQIAIAPGYLQKEWFEGERRYFHYKMDSKILNIYSFNSGRYEIKKDTWNGVNLEIYYHKGHEYNLDRMMAGMKASLEYNSTNFGTYQHKQVRIIEYPATIAGGASAFANTIPFSESHGFIADVVDTEEGGIDYPFAVTVHEVAHQWWAHQVMGAYVLGARVLTESISDYVRLKALEQRYGKSEMRQFLKYALDHYLSERGDEISGESPLMYNTGQHYINYSKGALVFYALSDYIGEENVNSALRKLVEKNKFQGPPYTTSIELVDYIREVTPDSLQYVIKDMFETITLYENNVVDYKTTKLDNGTYRVDIEFNVSKYRSDAKGKKTFSDDSIQSLTYQTNSGGQISSLPLADYIDIGIFGEEEIDGEKKDVELYLQKHKITAIHNTVTIIVNQKPTEVGVDPYSKLIDTDSDNNRKNSDEVKNIF; the protein is encoded by the coding sequence ATGGAATATATAGGCTCTGGGAGTTTTCGCGGTACTTTTAGATATCCAACGACTTGGAAAATGCTGGAATATAGCGAGGGGTACATGTTAGCCATCATAATCTGTACATTCTTATATGCAGGAATACTTAATCATAGAACTAAAACCGCTACTATTAATGAACTTGTTGACTCAACACCAGTTCCAAAATGGACTTTGTTGGTATCTAAGTTATTGGCCTTATTAAAAATGCAATTAGTAATGCTAGCAGTTATTATGATTGTGGGGATTTCTTATCAAATGTACAAGGGTTACACTCATTTCGAATTGTTACATTATGTTTTTGACTTATTTGTCTTAAATTTCAGTTACTATATGTTGTGGGCATTTTTAGCCATGTTCGTGCAAACATTAGTAAGAAACCTTTACATCGGATTATTTTTATTAATCATATCCTTTCTAATCCTAAGCACACCATTAACAAACTTAATAGGTATTGAACAATCTGTTTTTAAGTATACTGCAGGATCTTGGTATAGTTATTCAGATATGAATGGATATGGGGATTATCTATCGCGTTATTTTATATATAGAGTCTATTGGCTATTGGCAGGCATGCTTCTTTTAATTATAACAGGGTTATTTTTGGTGAGAGGATTACCACATTCTTTTCGTCAAAGGGTATCCATTGCAAAATTTCGCTTTAAGCGAAAAACTATGATAGGGTTTGGGTTACTTCTCATAGGATTTTTAAGTATGGGATCTCGCATTTATTATGAGAACAATACGCTTAACACAACGGGTTCAGAAATAGAGCAATTTGAACACAATGTACAATGGGAGAAAAGGTATCAAAAGTATCAAGCCTATAAACAGCCAAGAATTGTTTCTGTAAATGTAAATTTCAATATTTTTCCTAAGACATTAAATTTTGACCTTGTTGGTACATATACTCTGGTAAACAAGTCGGAAGTAGCAATAGATAGTGTCTTCTTGAAATATAAAGATTACCCAAGTACTTTTAAGTTTAATAGACCGCATACCCTTGTTTCTAAAGATACAGAGCATAGGTTTGATATTTATCAATTAAAAGAATCTCTACAGCCTGGGGATAGTTTGGAATTACGTTTTACAATTAAAAACAAGCCAAACACTATGTTGCATGGTAATCCTCTTGTTCTTGGAAATGGCACATACATTTCCAAATCAAAATTATTGCCAACGATTGGTTATCGTCATTCAAGTATAAAAGATTCCACTATTAGAAGACAAAAAGGATTGACTCCTATCGACATTATGAGACACCCTTCAGATACAACTGCATTAGGAAACAATATGATTTCCAACGATGCAGATTGGATAGATTTTGAAGCGACTATAAGTACAGCGAAAGATCAAATAGCCATTGCCCCAGGATATTTGCAAAAAGAATGGTTTGAAGGTGAACGTCGTTATTTTCATTATAAAATGGACAGTAAGATACTAAACATCTATTCCTTTAATTCAGGAAGATATGAGATCAAAAAAGATACTTGGAATGGAGTTAACTTAGAAATATACTATCATAAAGGCCATGAATATAACTTGGATCGAATGATGGCTGGAATGAAAGCTTCACTAGAGTACAATTCTACAAATTTTGGTACCTACCAACATAAGCAAGTTCGAATCATTGAATATCCAGCTACAATAGCTGGTGGCGCCAGTGCATTTGCCAATACCATTCCATTTTCCGAAAGCCATGGATTTATAGCTGATGTGGTTGATACTGAGGAAGGAGGAATCGATTACCCTTTTGCAGTGACAGTACATGAAGTGGCACACCAATGGTGGGCACATCAAGTGATGGGAGCCTATGTGTTAGGAGCGAGAGTGCTTACGGAAAGTATATCTGATTATGTGAGACTAAAGGCGTTGGAGCAACGATATGGAAAATCGGAGATGCGCCAATTCTTAAAGTATGCCCTGGATCATTATTTGTCTGAAAGAGGTGATGAAATTTCTGGTGAATCTCCGTTGATGTATAACACAGGTCAGCATTATATAAACTATTCCAAAGGAGCCTTAGTTTTTTATGCTTTGAGTGATTATATAGGGGAAGAAAACGTGAATAGCGCATTACGTAAGTTAGTAGAAAAAAATAAGTTTCAAGGCCCTCCTTATACCACTTCAATAGAATTGGTTGACTATATAAGAGAAGTTACGCCAGACTCGCTACAGTACGTTATTAAAGACATGTTCGAGACCATTACCCTTTATGAAAACAATGTAGTTGATTATAAAACTACAAAATTAGACAATGGAACCTATCGAGTAGATATAGAATTCAATGTTAGTAAGTATAGAAGTGATGCAAAAGGAAAGAAAACTTTTAGTGATGACAGCATCCAATCTTTAACGTATCAAACTAATTCTGGCGGCCAGATAAGTTCACTCCCATTAGCCGATTATATTGATATCGGTATTTTTGGAGAAGAAGAAATTGATGGTGAAAAGAAGGATGTCGAATTGTATTTACAAAAGCACAAAATTACGGCGATACACAATACAGTTACCATTATTGTAAATCAGAAACCAACCGAAGTAGGAGTAGACCCTTATAGTAAGTTAATCGATACGGATTCTGATAATAATAGAAAGAATAGTGATGAGGTTAAAAATATTTTTTGA
- a CDS encoding IS1595-like element ISPto1 family transposase, which yields MNIDNLKEEILSLSTLDRDNLLKDITDSLEHNQLVERASRRHILDNKMGGCPHCLHEKYVRFGVDKGSQRYKCKSCNRSFTEYTGTWMAGLQRKDMISSYLSLMVQEKSLDKISSELGINKKTAFDWRHKILASFDTKNDDDQDNFTGITESDETFFLRSEKGMEVKDRESRKRGGKSKKRGISKDQVAVIVTQDRKSTLDLSVAKLGRIGKVDIENAIGKRVIKDITILCSDAHHSYKGFAKDSETEFHIVNASKGERVKGKYHIQHVNSTHNRVKKWIENTFWGVSTKYLQQYMNWYRIKENIKSRSDRANAFVEETIALGTLKRYNQIESRYENLISTQT from the coding sequence ATGAACATAGATAATCTAAAAGAGGAAATACTATCACTATCCACTCTAGATCGTGATAATCTGTTAAAGGATATTACAGATTCACTTGAGCATAATCAATTGGTTGAGCGGGCTTCCCGTCGCCATATTTTAGATAATAAAATGGGCGGATGCCCACATTGTTTACATGAAAAATATGTTCGTTTTGGAGTTGACAAAGGCTCGCAGCGCTATAAGTGCAAGTCTTGCAATAGAAGCTTTACTGAATATACTGGCACTTGGATGGCGGGACTTCAAAGAAAGGATATGATTTCATCTTATTTAAGTCTTATGGTTCAAGAAAAAAGTTTAGATAAAATAAGTTCAGAATTAGGCATCAATAAAAAGACAGCCTTTGATTGGCGTCATAAGATATTAGCTTCATTCGATACTAAAAATGACGATGACCAAGACAACTTTACAGGTATTACAGAGAGTGACGAAACCTTTTTCCTAAGATCAGAAAAAGGTATGGAGGTAAAAGATAGGGAATCAAGAAAAAGAGGCGGTAAGTCTAAAAAGAGAGGTATAAGTAAAGATCAAGTTGCGGTAATTGTAACACAGGATAGAAAATCAACATTAGACCTTAGCGTGGCTAAACTCGGTCGAATAGGAAAAGTAGATATAGAAAATGCTATCGGTAAACGTGTTATAAAGGATATAACCATATTGTGTAGCGATGCCCATCACAGTTATAAAGGGTTTGCCAAAGATAGCGAAACAGAGTTCCACATCGTAAATGCATCAAAAGGAGAAAGAGTAAAAGGAAAGTATCACATACAACACGTTAATTCTACTCACAATAGAGTTAAAAAATGGATTGAAAATACCTTTTGGGGAGTATCAACAAAATATCTACAACAATATATGAATTGGTATCGAATAAAGGAAAATATAAAGTCTAGAAGCGATAGAGCCAACGCCTTTGTGGAAGAAACAATTGCTCTAGGTACATTGAAACGGTATAATCAAATCGAATCTAGATATGAAAACTTAATATCAACGCAGACCTAA